The genomic DNA AACCCGTGTATCGAAGAATCACTATGTTGACCTCATGCATGCCTTTCAGGAAGCCATGTTTGAGTACAATGAGGCAGAGATGAACCAGCGGGAAAACTGCAAGATTCGGATCCAGAGACAGCTGGAGATCATGGGCAAGGATGTTTCCGGAAACCAGATTGAAGACATGATCGAGCAAGGCAAGTGGGACGTTTTCTCTGAGAATCTCCTGTCTGATGTCAGAGGGGCTCGTGCAGCATTGAATGAGATAGAGACGCGACACAAGGAGTTGATGAAGTTGGAGAGTCGCATCAGGGAGGTTCATGAGCTCTTTCTGCAGGTGGCACTACTGGTGGAGCAACAGGCTGACACCTTTGACATCATTCAACTGAATGTGGAAAAAGTTGAGGACTATGTCGGAGAGGCTAAATGTCAGGTGAGGAAAGCTCTGGAATACAGGAGGAAACACCCATGTCGAACGCTCCTCTGCTGTTGCCTTTCATGCTGCAAAAGATGATTCTCCTACTCAAGCCATTACAGACCAACTTGAATGTGCCCTAAGAATGTACAGTTTAAATAGGGCTTTTAAAATGGGCTTCTCCTTGGAACagggttgtttttggttttaggAGGTTGGGGTGGTTACCCCTTGTCTTAGACGGAGATGCCTTAAGCACATTTATGTGCTAATAAAAGCCGAATGTTGCTTTCAAATCACTTttattatcttaaaaaaaaaaaaaaaatcaagcctaaCCTATTTGACTGTAATCAAGGCTAGAGTGCTTAAGAGAGCCTCATAAAATGATACATGCTCCAATCTGACACCACTTAATTTAAAGAATGAATGAAAGGCTCATAGCTTCCTCAATGAAGGATGAGTGTTGGTATACCACACGGTGGCTATTTTCTATCTTCCACAGTGAGACTGCATGGGTGTACAGCTCTACTGCTATAGTGAAGTAATTCTGTGGTGCTTTGCAAGTTTGCCTACCTTTAGGAAACTTGGAGCATACATGATGCAATCCTTAACAATTCATTGCCACATTCATTTGAAGAAACAGTAAGTCTGTTAAACTATTAACAGAAAATATAGAATTAGTTTCTTAAACCTTTTTACACAAggagcttgattctgatctcacactggttttacaccagtggaaCTCACTTGAAATGAATGAAGTGAATTTTGATCTATTCCAGTGTAGATAAGATCAAACTCGGTCCCAAAAAGTGGTcattccttcctgccccccctccccccaatccctTTCATTGTGAACACACCAGAATTTTGACCAGGTCACAGGAAACACTGAAAAATTAAGACCTCTCTCTTCAACTGATTCTTTACTTTAGTCATTT from Chelonoidis abingdonii isolate Lonesome George chromosome 3, CheloAbing_2.0, whole genome shotgun sequence includes the following:
- the STX11 gene encoding syntaxin-11 isoform X2 translates to MNLILTEHQKKFIWLIESGRMKDRLGELYELARLYNQQFPNNEDDESLPHETLLFETDYALAALYKDIQSIRTDNVHLKEDVKRLGKQNNRFLTSMRRLSSIKRDTNSIAKDIKARGEGIHRKLQTMKDFNEDAETKHGTMSVITRVSKNHYVDLMHAFQEAMFEYNEAEMNQRENCKIRIQRQLEIMGKDVSGNQIEDMIEQGKWDVFSENLLSDVRGARAALNEIETRHKELMKLESRIREVHELFLQVALLVEQQADTFDIIQLNVEKVEDYVGEAKCQVRKALEYRRKHPCRTLLCCCLSCCKR
- the STX11 gene encoding syntaxin-11 isoform X1, producing the protein MNLILTEHQKKFIWLIESGEHCRMKDRLGELYELARLYNQQFPNNEDDESLPHETLLFETDYALAALYKDIQSIRTDNVHLKEDVKRLGKQNNRFLTSMRRLSSIKRDTNSIAKDIKARGEGIHRKLQTMKDFNEDAETKHGTMSVITRVSKNHYVDLMHAFQEAMFEYNEAEMNQRENCKIRIQRQLEIMGKDVSGNQIEDMIEQGKWDVFSENLLSDVRGARAALNEIETRHKELMKLESRIREVHELFLQVALLVEQQADTFDIIQLNVEKVEDYVGEAKCQVRKALEYRRKHPCRTLLCCCLSCCKR
- the STX11 gene encoding syntaxin-11 isoform X3, with product MKDRLGELYELARLYNQQFPNNEDDESLPHETLLFETDYALAALYKDIQSIRTDNVHLKEDVKRLGKQNNRFLTSMRRLSSIKRDTNSIAKDIKARGEGIHRKLQTMKDFNEDAETKHGTMSVITRVSKNHYVDLMHAFQEAMFEYNEAEMNQRENCKIRIQRQLEIMGKDVSGNQIEDMIEQGKWDVFSENLLSDVRGARAALNEIETRHKELMKLESRIREVHELFLQVALLVEQQADTFDIIQLNVEKVEDYVGEAKCQVRKALEYRRKHPCRTLLCCCLSCCKR